Proteins encoded together in one Olsenella timonensis window:
- the dxr gene encoding 1-deoxy-D-xylulose-5-phosphate reductoisomerase has product MIVPRPSAPSTAEGARLRVAVLGCTGSIGTQTLDVCRHHPERVEVVALSADSSTEALVSAAREFGVSHVAVADASHAHDTVLDDLPTGCALGVGPGAVTRLAALPEVDVVVNALVGFAGIHAGYEALLADKVLAYANKESIVCGGDLLMPLVRPGRLIPVDSEHSAIFQCLVGERHEDVRRIWLTCSGGPFYGRTRSELEHVTVADALAHPTWSMGAKITIDCSTLMNKGLEVIETHHLFGVGVDDIAVLVHRQSKIHSMVEFADGVVKAQLGASDMRAPIQYALSYPERWEAVGDPVNWWEAGPLTFDEPDEGTFGCLALAREAGRTGGTLPCAMNAANEVANAAFCRGMCGFLDIERVVSRVMDETSVERVESLEQLDEVDALARGRARAALAEVCR; this is encoded by the coding sequence ATGATCGTCCCCAGGCCCTCGGCCCCCTCGACGGCCGAGGGGGCTCGCCTGCGCGTCGCCGTCCTCGGGTGCACCGGATCGATCGGGACGCAGACCCTCGACGTGTGCAGGCATCACCCCGAGCGCGTCGAGGTCGTCGCGCTCTCTGCTGACTCCTCGACCGAGGCGCTCGTCTCCGCCGCCCGGGAGTTCGGCGTGTCGCATGTGGCCGTCGCGGACGCGTCGCATGCGCACGATACCGTCCTGGACGACCTTCCGACGGGATGCGCCCTCGGCGTAGGCCCTGGCGCCGTCACCCGGCTCGCGGCGCTTCCCGAGGTTGACGTCGTCGTCAACGCCCTCGTCGGCTTTGCCGGCATTCACGCCGGCTACGAGGCTCTCCTTGCCGACAAGGTGCTCGCCTACGCCAACAAGGAGTCGATCGTCTGCGGCGGCGACCTGCTCATGCCGCTCGTCAGGCCGGGTCGCCTGATTCCCGTTGACTCCGAGCACAGCGCCATCTTCCAGTGCCTGGTGGGGGAGCGCCATGAGGACGTGCGACGCATCTGGCTCACGTGCTCCGGCGGGCCCTTCTATGGGCGCACGCGCTCCGAGCTCGAGCACGTCACCGTCGCCGACGCGCTCGCTCACCCCACCTGGTCCATGGGGGCCAAGATCACGATCGACTGCTCGACGCTCATGAACAAGGGCCTCGAGGTCATCGAGACCCACCACCTCTTCGGCGTCGGCGTGGACGACATCGCGGTGCTCGTGCACCGACAGAGCAAGATCCACTCGATGGTCGAGTTTGCCGACGGCGTCGTGAAGGCCCAGCTCGGCGCCTCCGACATGCGCGCGCCGATACAGTACGCGCTCAGCTATCCCGAGCGCTGGGAGGCCGTTGGGGACCCGGTCAACTGGTGGGAGGCGGGCCCGCTGACGTTCGACGAGCCCGACGAGGGCACCTTCGGCTGCCTCGCCCTCGCGCGCGAGGCGGGGCGGACGGGCGGCACGCTCCCCTGCGCCATGAACGCCGCCAACGAGGTTGCCAACGCCGCCTTCTGCCGGGGCATGTGCGGGTTCCTCGACATCGAGCGCGTCGTCTCGCGCGTCATGGACGAGACGAGCGTCGAGCGCGTCGAGTCCCTCGAGCAGCTCGACGAGGTAGACGCCCTCGCGCGAGGGCGCGCCCGCGCGGCGCTCGCGGAGGTCTGCAGGTGA
- a CDS encoding phosphatidate cytidylyltransferase: MRLRRNRGDDPRGEGLDRQIVLLEGRRASKEEARAAGDLRGQKARSSAERLLTRTTSGAIYAIVTLACVLCGPLTTALLVAAEAWLCCSEFFRICRMGGRMPNETLGLVSALLFPAAAYFHGIVACAFVVLLLLVSCACWYVFAPRANVADVAVTAFGPLYTSLAFATLILIRKVDPGMTGALVTFGVMFSVWVNDAFAYFVGSALGAHKLAPRISPNKSVEGFLGGLVGSVLVWVLLATFVLTDLSLPVAALFGAVVGVVGVVGDLFESRLKRGAGVKDSGNVLPGHGGLLDRSDSMLFGSTAALFLLFLGGVLQ; encoded by the coding sequence GTGAGGCTGCGCAGGAACAGGGGGGACGACCCCCGCGGCGAGGGGCTCGATCGCCAGATCGTGCTCCTGGAGGGGCGCCGGGCCTCCAAGGAGGAGGCCAGGGCGGCGGGCGACCTGCGCGGTCAGAAGGCGAGGAGCTCCGCCGAGCGCCTTCTCACCCGCACGACCTCCGGTGCCATCTACGCCATCGTCACGCTCGCATGCGTGCTGTGCGGACCCCTCACGACGGCGCTGCTCGTCGCCGCCGAGGCATGGCTGTGCTGCTCCGAGTTCTTTAGGATCTGCAGGATGGGGGGGCGCATGCCCAACGAGACGCTCGGCCTCGTCAGCGCCCTGCTGTTCCCTGCCGCCGCATACTTCCACGGCATCGTCGCCTGCGCCTTCGTCGTTCTGCTCCTGCTCGTCTCCTGCGCGTGCTGGTACGTCTTCGCCCCTCGCGCCAACGTCGCCGACGTCGCGGTCACCGCGTTCGGTCCGCTCTACACGTCGCTCGCGTTTGCGACCCTCATCCTGATCCGCAAGGTGGACCCGGGGATGACCGGCGCGCTCGTGACGTTCGGCGTGATGTTCTCCGTCTGGGTCAACGACGCGTTCGCGTACTTCGTCGGCTCCGCGCTCGGTGCGCACAAGCTCGCCCCGCGCATCTCCCCGAACAAGAGCGTCGAGGGCTTCCTCGGCGGCCTCGTCGGCTCCGTCCTCGTCTGGGTGCTGCTCGCTACCTTCGTCCTCACCGACCTCAGCCTTCCCGTCGCCGCGCTGTTCGGCGCCGTCGTCGGCGTCGTGGGAGTCGTCGGGGACCTCTTCGAGTCGCGTCTCAAGCGCGGTGCGGGAGTCAAGGATTCCGGCAACGTCCTGCCCGGTCACGGCGGGCTGCTCGACCGCTCCGACTCCATGCTCTTCGGCAGCACGGCCGCCCTCTTCCTTCTCTTTCTCGGAGGTGTCCTGCAATGA
- a CDS encoding isoprenyl transferase translates to MRLDIEKLRQYYADAPADASLADLDLERIPRHVSIIMDGNGRWATARGLDRSKGHVAGVDALREAVTTSVRLGLDVFSVYAFSTENWRRPQREVDLLMHLFATTLVKELPLFHQENVRLRFLGDLGALPERTRVVFQRGLDETADHTGMVFALAVNYGSRAEIARAARLVARDVAEGLLAVDDIDESSVAARLYTSDLPDPDLLIRTSGELRLSNYLLWQLAYTEFYVTDTLWPDFDRWDFLRAVRAFQSRSRRFGGVVRS, encoded by the coding sequence GTGCGCCTCGACATCGAAAAGCTCCGGCAGTACTATGCCGACGCGCCCGCCGACGCGTCGCTCGCCGACCTCGACCTCGAGCGCATCCCCCGGCACGTCTCGATCATCATGGACGGTAACGGCAGGTGGGCGACCGCTCGTGGCCTCGATCGCTCCAAGGGTCACGTCGCGGGCGTCGATGCGCTGAGGGAGGCCGTCACGACGAGCGTGAGGCTCGGGCTGGACGTCTTCTCGGTCTACGCGTTCTCCACCGAGAACTGGCGTCGCCCTCAGCGCGAGGTCGACCTGCTCATGCACCTGTTCGCCACCACGCTGGTGAAGGAGCTCCCGCTCTTCCATCAGGAGAACGTCCGTCTGCGCTTCCTCGGGGATCTTGGCGCCCTTCCGGAGCGCACGAGAGTCGTCTTCCAGCGTGGGCTCGACGAGACCGCCGACCATACGGGCATGGTCTTCGCGCTCGCCGTCAACTACGGCTCCCGCGCCGAGATCGCCCGCGCGGCGCGCCTGGTCGCGCGTGACGTCGCCGAGGGACTCCTCGCGGTCGACGACATAGACGAGTCGTCGGTCGCCGCCCGCCTCTACACCTCCGACCTTCCCGACCCCGACCTGCTCATCAGGACCTCCGGAGAGCTCAGGCTCTCCAACTACCTCCTGTGGCAGCTCGCCTACACCGAGTTCTACGTCACCGACACCCTCTGGCCCGACTTCGACAGGTGGGACTTCCTTCGTGCCGTGAGGGCCTTCCAGAGCCGCTCCCGGAGGTTCGGGGGAGTGGTCCGCTCGTGA
- the frr gene encoding ribosome recycling factor, protein MSQYTDRAEKNMGKCVETLKANFARVRTGRANAQILAPIMVDYYGQPTPITQLAGIKVPEASMLVVEPWDKSALRAIEKAIETSDLGITPSNDGTSIRLPFPKPTEERRRELVKECKELAEEARVSVRNVRRDVNGKIERDEELSDDEQSREKKAVQKITDAYVAKIEDMLKSKSAEVMEI, encoded by the coding sequence ATGAGCCAGTACACCGACCGCGCCGAGAAGAACATGGGCAAGTGCGTCGAGACGCTGAAGGCGAACTTCGCACGCGTTCGCACGGGGCGCGCGAACGCGCAGATCCTCGCACCCATCATGGTCGACTACTACGGCCAGCCCACCCCGATCACCCAGCTTGCCGGCATTAAGGTCCCCGAGGCGTCCATGCTCGTCGTCGAGCCGTGGGACAAGAGTGCCCTGCGCGCCATCGAGAAGGCCATCGAGACCTCCGACCTCGGCATCACGCCCTCCAACGACGGAACCTCGATTCGCCTCCCGTTCCCCAAGCCTACCGAGGAGCGTCGTCGCGAGCTCGTCAAGGAGTGCAAGGAGCTCGCCGAGGAGGCGCGCGTCTCGGTGCGCAACGTCCGTCGCGACGTCAACGGCAAGATCGAGCGCGACGAGGAGCTCTCTGACGACGAGCAGTCCCGCGAGAAGAAGGCGGTACAGAAGATCACCGACGCCTACGTCGCCAAGATCGAGGACATGCTCAAGTCCAAGAGCGCCGAGGTGATGGAGATCTAG
- the pyrH gene encoding UMP kinase, which translates to MPEVRYKRVLLKLSGEALMGSQDYGIDPAVPQRLAEEIKPVWETGVQVAVVVGGGNIFRGLQGAAAGMDRAQGDNMGMLATVINSLSLQDCFERNGMDCRVMSAIEMRQIAEPYIRRRAIRHLEKGRVTIYAAGTGNPYFTTDTAAALRACEIGAEVLMKATNVDGIYDADPKKNPGARRFDTITYREVLNRDLKVMDATATALCHDNHMPIMVFDIKQPGVFMRAVQGESVGTTVVEED; encoded by the coding sequence GTGCCTGAGGTGAGATACAAGCGCGTGCTGCTCAAGCTCTCGGGGGAGGCCCTCATGGGCAGCCAGGACTACGGCATCGACCCCGCCGTGCCACAGCGGCTTGCCGAGGAGATCAAGCCGGTCTGGGAGACCGGGGTCCAGGTGGCGGTCGTCGTCGGCGGAGGAAACATCTTCCGCGGGCTCCAGGGCGCCGCGGCCGGCATGGACCGCGCCCAGGGCGACAACATGGGCATGCTCGCGACCGTAATCAACTCGCTCTCGCTGCAGGACTGCTTCGAGCGCAACGGCATGGACTGCCGCGTGATGAGCGCCATCGAGATGCGCCAGATCGCCGAGCCCTACATCCGTCGCCGTGCGATCCGCCACCTCGAGAAGGGCCGCGTCACGATATACGCCGCCGGGACGGGCAACCCCTACTTCACCACCGACACCGCCGCCGCGCTGCGCGCCTGCGAGATCGGCGCCGAGGTTCTCATGAAGGCGACCAACGTCGACGGCATCTACGACGCCGACCCCAAGAAGAACCCCGGAGCGAGGCGCTTCGACACCATCACCTATCGCGAGGTCCTGAACCGCGACCTCAAGGTGATGGACGCCACCGCGACGGCACTCTGCCATGACAACCACATGCCCATCATGGTCTTCGACATCAAGCAGCCCGGCGTCTTCATGCGCGCCGTGCAGGGCGAGAGCGTTGGCACGACCGTCGTCGAGGAGGACTAG
- the tsf gene encoding translation elongation factor Ts — MAQVTAALVKQLREMTDSPMMECKKALVEADGDIDKAVDILRTMGIAKAVKRAGRDTNEGTIAAYVSEDGKVGALLELTCETDFVGTNPKFCGFALELAKIVAENDPADVDALKACAMGESTVEAELTEMIHVIGENMKVARFQRVAAADGALGSYVHLGGKLADIVTFKFAKAETAQSDQFKTFAHDVAMQVAAAAPVSARRDDVPAEIVEHELAIYKAQAAESGKPEAIQEKMAQGRLEKYFKESVLTEQEFVKDGSLTIGQLAKNVSKDVDDQIEVMSFVRYTFGETE, encoded by the coding sequence ATGGCTCAGGTTACCGCCGCTCTCGTCAAGCAGCTTCGCGAGATGACCGACTCCCCGATGATGGAGTGCAAGAAGGCGCTCGTCGAGGCAGACGGCGACATCGACAAGGCCGTTGACATCCTTCGCACGATGGGCATCGCCAAGGCCGTCAAGCGCGCCGGTCGCGACACCAACGAGGGCACCATCGCCGCCTACGTCTCCGAGGACGGCAAGGTCGGCGCCCTGCTCGAGCTCACCTGCGAGACCGACTTCGTCGGCACCAACCCCAAGTTCTGCGGCTTCGCCCTGGAGCTCGCCAAGATCGTCGCCGAGAACGACCCCGCCGACGTCGACGCCCTCAAGGCGTGCGCCATGGGCGAGTCCACCGTCGAGGCCGAGCTCACCGAGATGATCCACGTGATCGGCGAGAACATGAAGGTCGCGCGCTTCCAGCGCGTCGCCGCCGCCGACGGTGCCCTCGGCAGCTACGTCCACCTCGGTGGCAAGCTCGCCGACATCGTGACCTTCAAGTTCGCCAAGGCCGAGACCGCCCAGAGCGATCAGTTCAAGACCTTCGCGCACGACGTCGCGATGCAGGTTGCCGCCGCTGCGCCCGTCTCCGCGCGCCGCGATGACGTCCCCGCCGAGATCGTCGAGCACGAGCTCGCCATCTACAAGGCGCAGGCCGCCGAGTCCGGCAAGCCCGAGGCCATCCAGGAGAAGATGGCCCAGGGTCGTCTCGAGAAGTACTTCAAGGAGAGCGTCCTGACCGAGCAGGAGTTCGTCAAGGACGGCTCCCTCACGATCGGCCAGCTCGCCAAGAACGTCTCCAAGGACGTCGACGACCAGATCGAGGTCATGAGCTTCGTCCGCTACACCTTCGGCGAGACCGAGTAG
- the rpsB gene encoding 30S ribosomal protein S2 — MAKITIQTLLDAGCHYGHQTRRWNPKMKPYIFGERNGIYILDLKQTMLGADRAYTFLKETASKGGTILFVGTKKQAQEPIAAQAERCGMPYINQRWLGGMLTNFVTMRSRISRMEELEAMVEDGRMATLPKKEQALLTKELEKLQKNLGGVRTMTALPQAIFVVDTKREEIAIREANRLHIPVVGLLDTNSDPDVVDYGIPANDDAIRSVALMCELSADAVLAGSGKEQISAEEMAGEAVPAAEADAPVAAQDAE, encoded by the coding sequence ATGGCTAAGATCACCATCCAGACCCTGCTCGACGCCGGCTGCCACTACGGCCACCAGACCCGCCGCTGGAACCCCAAGATGAAGCCCTACATCTTCGGCGAGCGCAACGGCATCTACATCCTCGACCTCAAGCAGACCATGCTCGGCGCCGACCGTGCCTACACCTTCCTCAAGGAGACGGCCTCCAAGGGCGGCACCATCCTGTTCGTCGGCACCAAGAAGCAGGCCCAGGAGCCCATCGCCGCCCAGGCCGAGCGCTGCGGCATGCCCTACATCAACCAGCGCTGGCTCGGCGGCATGCTCACCAACTTCGTGACCATGCGCTCCCGCATCTCCCGCATGGAGGAGCTCGAGGCCATGGTCGAGGACGGCCGCATGGCCACCCTGCCCAAGAAGGAGCAGGCGCTGCTGACCAAGGAGCTCGAGAAGCTCCAGAAGAACCTCGGCGGCGTTCGCACCATGACCGCGCTGCCCCAGGCCATCTTCGTCGTGGACACCAAGCGCGAGGAGATCGCCATCCGCGAGGCCAACCGCCTGCACATCCCCGTCGTCGGCCTGCTCGACACCAACTCCGACCCCGACGTCGTCGACTACGGCATCCCCGCGAACGACGATGCCATCCGCTCCGTCGCCCTCATGTGCGAGCTCTCCGCCGACGCCGTCCTCGCCGGCTCCGGCAAGGAGCAGATCAGCGCCGAGGAGATGGCCGGCGAGGCAGTGCCCGCCGCCGAGGCCGACGCGCCCGTCGCCGCCCAGGACGCCGAGTAG
- a CDS encoding tyrosine recombinase XerC, producing the protein MSEQTPQALARDDSQRRFEASVEDYLAMLSGVRHLSGNTLRAYRTDLAAFLAWARREGVSPLDLTHRDLRSYLVDLTRAGYTPQTISRHLSALRGLYRWMQREGRCGSAAAVALSSPKLARTLPRTMSDEDARRLLSTCEGDDAVSLRDRAFLELLYATGARVSEVSGLGVDDVDPASAQVRLFGKGSKERIVPVYQEALDRVDDYVRRGRTRLVRPGRPCSALFVSTRGNPMSPDALRTVFERRVAQAGLDPSLTPHAMRHTFATELLGGGADLRSVQELLGHESLATTQIYTHLSVERLKDAARRAHPRS; encoded by the coding sequence ATGAGCGAGCAGACGCCCCAGGCCCTCGCTCGCGACGACTCCCAGCGCCGCTTCGAGGCCTCGGTCGAGGACTATCTGGCAATGCTTAGTGGCGTCCGCCACCTCTCTGGCAACACGCTGCGCGCGTATCGCACCGACCTTGCTGCCTTTCTCGCGTGGGCGCGTCGGGAGGGCGTCTCCCCGCTCGACCTCACCCATCGCGACCTGCGCAGCTATCTCGTCGATCTCACGCGAGCCGGCTACACCCCCCAGACGATCTCCCGCCACCTCTCCGCGCTGCGGGGGCTCTATCGATGGATGCAGCGGGAGGGCCGCTGCGGCTCGGCGGCAGCCGTCGCCCTCTCGAGCCCCAAGCTCGCCCGCACCCTGCCCAGGACGATGTCGGACGAGGACGCGCGGAGGCTCCTCTCGACCTGCGAGGGAGACGACGCCGTCAGTCTCCGGGACCGCGCGTTTCTCGAGCTGCTCTACGCGACGGGGGCCCGCGTCTCCGAGGTCTCCGGTCTCGGGGTTGACGACGTCGACCCCGCCTCGGCGCAGGTCAGGCTCTTCGGGAAGGGCTCGAAGGAGCGCATCGTCCCCGTCTACCAGGAGGCGCTCGACCGGGTGGACGACTACGTCAGGCGGGGGAGGACGAGGCTCGTCCGCCCCGGGAGGCCCTGCTCGGCGCTGTTCGTCTCCACGCGCGGCAACCCGATGTCTCCCGACGCGCTCAGGACCGTCTTCGAGCGGCGCGTGGCCCAGGCCGGCCTCGACCCCTCGCTCACGCCGCACGCGATGCGCCACACCTTCGCGACCGAGCTCCTCGGCGGGGGCGCCGACCTGCGAAGCGTGCAGGAGCTGCTCGGGCACGAGAGCCTCGCGACCACGCAGATCTACACGCACCTGTCGGTCGAGCGGCTGAAGGACGCCGCGCGTCGCGCGCATCCCCGCTCGTAG
- the trmFO gene encoding methylenetetrahydrofolate--tRNA-(uracil(54)-C(5))-methyltransferase (FADH(2)-oxidizing) TrmFO has product MGETVTVVGGGLAGSECALQLARRGVRVRLFEQRPVAPSPAHHGSDLAELVCSNSLKSTKEDTAAGQLKWELSRLGSVLLDCAQASSVPAGGALAVDRDEFSARVTRLVEADERIELVRGRVDALPQGPAVIAAGPLCSGELFNAISDAVGGGRMSFYDAAAPIVDADSLDRSVVFEQSRYQGEGSGDYLNCPLDRDSYERLVTEIVSADRVLARDFEQRDLFCACQPIEEVARTGIDTLRHGALKPVGLVDPRDGRRPWSVVQLRAENAAHTAYNLVGFQTNLTWPEQRRVFRMIPGLEHAEFLRYGVMHRNSFVDAPHALGPTFSIPGTGVRLAGQITGTEGYVEAIASGLLAALNTYADLVHAPSVVLPRTGSLGSLVGYATDPMTSGYQPMHVNFGLYPPLADAPRNKGQRHEALVARAREDLDAYLSGRPELLCPRLP; this is encoded by the coding sequence ATGGGGGAGACGGTCACGGTCGTAGGGGGCGGCCTCGCAGGCAGCGAGTGCGCGCTGCAGCTGGCGCGACGGGGGGTGCGCGTCCGTCTGTTCGAGCAGCGGCCGGTCGCCCCGTCTCCTGCCCATCACGGCTCCGACCTGGCGGAGCTCGTCTGCTCCAACTCCCTCAAGTCCACGAAGGAGGACACCGCGGCAGGCCAGCTCAAGTGGGAGCTCTCGCGTCTCGGCAGCGTCCTTCTCGACTGCGCGCAGGCCTCCTCCGTCCCCGCGGGCGGTGCGCTCGCGGTGGACAGGGACGAGTTCTCCGCGCGCGTGACGCGGCTTGTCGAGGCGGACGAGCGCATCGAGCTCGTGCGCGGCCGCGTGGACGCCCTGCCGCAGGGCCCCGCCGTCATAGCCGCGGGGCCGCTCTGCTCCGGCGAGCTCTTCAATGCGATTTCGGACGCGGTCGGGGGCGGGCGCATGAGCTTCTATGACGCCGCCGCCCCCATCGTCGACGCCGACTCCCTCGACCGCTCCGTCGTCTTCGAGCAGTCGCGCTATCAGGGGGAAGGCTCCGGCGACTACCTCAACTGCCCGCTCGACCGCGACAGCTACGAGCGGCTCGTCACAGAGATCGTGTCAGCGGACCGAGTGCTCGCGCGCGACTTCGAGCAGCGCGACCTCTTCTGCGCCTGCCAGCCGATCGAGGAGGTCGCGAGAACCGGGATCGACACGCTGCGCCACGGCGCGCTCAAGCCCGTCGGGCTCGTCGACCCTCGGGACGGTCGGAGGCCGTGGTCGGTCGTGCAGCTCCGTGCCGAGAACGCCGCCCACACGGCCTACAACCTCGTTGGGTTCCAGACCAATCTCACATGGCCCGAGCAGCGTCGCGTGTTTCGGATGATACCGGGCCTCGAGCACGCGGAGTTCCTCCGCTACGGTGTCATGCACAGGAACTCGTTCGTGGACGCCCCGCACGCCCTTGGCCCCACGTTTTCCATCCCCGGCACCGGCGTCCGCCTAGCGGGCCAGATCACGGGGACCGAGGGATACGTGGAGGCAATTGCCTCCGGGCTGCTCGCCGCGCTCAACACCTACGCCGACCTCGTCCATGCGCCGAGCGTCGTGCTGCCCCGCACCGGGTCGCTCGGCTCCCTCGTCGGCTACGCCACCGACCCCATGACGAGCGGCTACCAGCCCATGCACGTCAACTTTGGGCTCTATCCGCCGCTTGCGGACGCCCCGCGCAACAAGGGCCAGCGTCATGAGGCGCTCGTCGCGCGGGCGCGGGAGGACCTCGACGCCTACCTCTCGGGCCGCCCCGAGCTCCTCTGCCCCAGGCTGCCATGA
- a CDS encoding DNA-processing protein DprA — MATREGGWIVRPGDAGWPPALDDLDSPPDALYGIGDPSVLLGPCISVVGARRATPYGTAIAEMAARVAVECGVTVVSGGALGCDRAAGMAALAAGGRSVIVSGCGADVIYPRASRDLYERVYDGGGAVVSMEPWGRGPARWAFPKRNAIIAALSRVLVVTEAGVRSGTMSTAEVAVELDRIVYAIPGSIFSPGSAGTNQLISEGARIIADERALQVSLALDYGLARMGPAGLPREAGPVMSALVASPARPDELSERLNESVLTILRTLTDYEARGLVERLPDGRYSPTQTYYLGHNGSSDKH; from the coding sequence GTGGCGACACGGGAGGGCGGATGGATTGTGAGGCCCGGCGACGCCGGCTGGCCGCCGGCGCTCGACGACCTCGACAGCCCGCCGGACGCGCTCTACGGTATTGGTGACCCCAGCGTCCTCCTCGGTCCGTGCATTTCGGTCGTCGGGGCGAGGAGGGCGACGCCGTACGGAACGGCCATTGCCGAGATGGCGGCGAGGGTCGCGGTCGAATGCGGCGTGACGGTCGTGTCCGGGGGCGCCCTCGGGTGCGACCGGGCCGCCGGCATGGCGGCCCTCGCCGCGGGAGGGAGGTCCGTGATCGTCTCCGGCTGTGGGGCGGACGTCATTTACCCGCGCGCGTCACGTGATCTCTACGAGCGCGTCTACGACGGGGGAGGAGCCGTCGTCTCCATGGAGCCATGGGGGAGGGGTCCAGCGAGATGGGCGTTCCCGAAGAGGAACGCGATCATAGCCGCCCTGTCGCGCGTCCTGGTGGTGACGGAGGCGGGGGTGAGGTCGGGCACCATGTCGACCGCCGAGGTCGCCGTCGAGCTGGACCGCATCGTCTACGCGATACCAGGGTCCATCTTCTCGCCGGGCTCCGCCGGGACGAACCAGCTCATCTCCGAGGGCGCACGCATCATAGCCGACGAGCGCGCGCTCCAGGTCTCGCTCGCGCTCGACTACGGGCTCGCGCGCATGGGCCCGGCAGGCCTCCCACGCGAGGCGGGGCCCGTCATGTCAGCGCTCGTCGCGTCGCCCGCGCGCCCCGACGAACTCTCCGAGCGCCTCAACGAGAGCGTGCTCACCATCCTGAGAACGCTGACGGACTATGAGGCGAGGGGACTCGTGGAGCGCCTTCCCGATGGGAGATACTCGCCGACGCAAACCTACTATTTGGGGCACAATGGGTCTTCGGACAAACACTGA
- a CDS encoding YifB family Mg chelatase-like AAA ATPase: MSAGAATVRTAALRGVQASEVQVELSISGGLPGLDIVGMPDSAVLEARSRVRCALRSSGFSLPREHVTINLAPSEVRKSGTAYDLPIAVALLVATAQLPPKVADGTLFVGELGLDGSVCSVRGEVAYALLAHDLGAGLVVSSESPLPASWAGGVRSIRSLAQLRGGVERLPCLGERCDEASDAPCAVPDFGDVADQELAKRAMTIAAAGRHGLLMIGPPGSGKTMLARCLPSILPPLSEEESASAMLIHSVAGQPIEGIANGLRPYRAPHHSVSTGGLVGGGRPVLPGEVSLAHNGVLFLDELPEFSRGTLQALRQPLEDHVVRIVRVDGTYEFPCDFQLVAASNPCPCGHLGDPGHECTCTRSRIDAYQARIGGPLMDRIDVVVDVPRPETAKVIDGSAGSDSREMAELVSAAREFRSWRTRNGSDEARPPAALLDGPARGALESLARGLSLGGRGIVRVTRVARTIADLAQRELVGEEDVVEALGYRPRSRG, from the coding sequence ATGAGCGCCGGCGCGGCGACGGTGCGCACGGCGGCGCTGCGCGGCGTGCAGGCGTCGGAGGTGCAGGTCGAGCTCAGCATCTCGGGAGGGCTCCCGGGCCTCGACATCGTCGGCATGCCCGACTCGGCCGTCCTCGAGGCTCGTTCGAGAGTTCGCTGCGCCCTCCGCTCGAGCGGCTTCAGCCTGCCGCGCGAGCACGTCACGATCAATCTCGCCCCGAGTGAGGTGAGAAAGAGCGGAACGGCCTACGACCTCCCCATCGCCGTCGCCCTTCTGGTGGCGACGGCGCAGCTTCCTCCCAAGGTCGCAGACGGCACGCTCTTCGTCGGCGAGCTCGGTCTCGACGGCTCGGTGTGCTCGGTGCGCGGCGAGGTGGCCTACGCGCTTCTCGCGCACGACCTGGGAGCGGGCCTCGTCGTCTCCTCAGAGAGCCCGCTGCCCGCGTCATGGGCGGGGGGCGTGCGGTCGATCCGCTCGCTCGCTCAGCTCAGGGGAGGCGTCGAACGTCTCCCTTGCCTCGGGGAGAGGTGCGACGAGGCTTCCGACGCCCCGTGCGCGGTCCCCGACTTCGGCGACGTCGCCGACCAGGAGCTCGCCAAGCGCGCGATGACGATTGCCGCCGCAGGACGTCACGGCCTTCTCATGATCGGGCCGCCGGGCTCGGGCAAGACCATGCTCGCGCGGTGCCTTCCCTCGATCCTTCCGCCGCTCTCCGAGGAGGAGTCGGCCTCGGCGATGCTCATCCACTCGGTGGCGGGGCAGCCCATCGAGGGCATAGCAAACGGTCTCAGGCCCTACCGCGCCCCGCACCACTCGGTCTCGACCGGCGGGCTCGTGGGGGGAGGACGCCCGGTGCTGCCGGGGGAGGTCTCGCTCGCCCACAACGGGGTGCTCTTCCTCGACGAGCTCCCGGAGTTCTCCCGAGGGACGCTCCAGGCGCTCAGGCAGCCGCTCGAGGACCACGTGGTCCGGATTGTGAGGGTCGACGGGACCTACGAGTTTCCCTGCGACTTCCAGCTCGTCGCAGCCTCCAACCCCTGTCCGTGCGGGCACCTCGGCGACCCGGGCCACGAGTGCACCTGCACGAGGTCCCGCATCGATGCCTACCAGGCACGCATAGGAGGCCCGCTCATGGACAGAATCGACGTCGTCGTAGACGTCCCGAGGCCGGAGACGGCAAAGGTGATCGACGGCAGCGCCGGGAGCGACTCCCGCGAGATGGCGGAGCTCGTCTCCGCCGCACGGGAGTTCCGCTCCTGGAGAACGCGGAACGGCTCCGACGAGGCGCGACCGCCGGCGGCCCTGCTCGACGGGCCCGCGCGAGGCGCCCTCGAATCGCTCGCCCGGGGCCTCTCTCTCGGCGGGCGCGGAATCGTCCGCGTCACGCGCGTCGCGCGCACGATCGCCGACCTCGCCCAGCGCGAGCTCGTCGGCGAGGAGGACGTCGTCGAGGCGCTCGGGTACAGGCCCAGGTCTCGGGGGTGA